A region from the Acomys russatus chromosome 24, mAcoRus1.1, whole genome shotgun sequence genome encodes:
- the Zbtb43 gene encoding zinc finger and BTB domain-containing protein 43 translates to MEPGTNSFRVEFPDFSSTILQKLNQQRQQGQLCDVSIVVQGHIFHAHKAVLAASSPYFCDQVLLKNSRRIVLPDVMNPRVFENILLSSYTGRLVMPAPEIVSYLTAASFLQMWHVVDKCTEVLEGNPTVLCQKLNHGSDHQSPSSSNYNGLVESFELGSGGHTDFPKAQELRDGENEEESTKDELSSQLTEHEYLPSNSSTEHDRLSTEMASQDGEEGASDSAEFHYTRPLYSKPSIMPHRRWIHVKPERLEQAWEGMDVHAAYDEHQVTESINTMQTDHLVQPSGVEEEFQIVEKKVEVEFDEQTEESNYDEQVDFYGSSMEEFSGDRVDGNLVGHKQEAAGYSENVEMVMGIKEEASHLGFSAADKLYPCQCGKSFTHKSQRDRHMSMHLGLRPYGCSVCGKKFKMKHHLVGHMKIHTGIKPYECNICAKRFMWRDSFHRHVTSCTKSYEAAKAEQNTTEAN, encoded by the coding sequence ATGGAGCCCGGAACAAACTCTTTTCGAGTAGAGTTTCCAGATTTTTCCAGCACCATTCTGCAGAAGCTAAACCAGCAGCGCCAGCAAGGACAGTTATGTGACGTCTCCATTGTTGTCCAAGGCCACATTTTCCATGCACACAAAGCCGTTCTTGCTGCCAGTTCACCCTACTTTTGTGACCAAGTACTCCTAAAAAACAGTAGGAGGATTGTCTTGCCTGACGTGATGAACCCGAGAGTGTTTGAGAACATTCTCTTATCCAGCTACACAGGGCGCCTTGTGATGCCTGCTCCAGAAATTGTTAGTTACTTAACAGCAGCCAGCTTCCTCCAGATGTGGCATGTGGTGGACAAGTGCACTGAGGTCCTGGAGGGAAACCCCACAGTCCTGTGTCAGAAGCTGAATCACGGCAGTGACCACCAGTCTCCCAGTAGCAGTAACTACAATGGCCTGGTCGAGAGCTTCGAGCTGGGCTCTGGGGGGCACACTGATTTCCCCAAAGCCCAGGAACTGAGGGATGGTGAGAACGAAGAGGAGAGCACCAAAGATGAGCTGTCGTCTCAGCTCACTGAGCATGAGTACTTGCCGAGTAACTCCTCCACAGAGCATGACCGGCTGAGCACGGAGATGGCGAGccaggatggggaggagggggccaGCGACAGCGCTGAGTTCCATTACACCCGGCCTCTGTACAGCAAGCCCAGCATAATGCCTCACAGGCGCTGGATCCACGTGAAGCCTGAGCGCCTGGAGCAGGCGTGGGAGGGCATGGATGTGCACGCGGCCTACGACGAGCACCAGGTCACCGAGTCCATCAATACCATGCAGACGGACCACTTGGTCCAGCCTtcaggggtggaggaggagttCCAAATTGTGGAGAAGAAAGTGGAAGTGGAGTTTGATGAGCAAACAGAGGAGAGCAACTATGACGAGCAGGTGGACTTCTATGGCTCCTCCATGGAAGAGTTTTCTGGAGACAGAGTGGATGGGAATCTAGTTGGGCATAAACAGGAGGCTGCAGGCTACAGTGAGAACGTTGAAATGGTGATGGGCATAAAAGAAGAGGCGTCCCACTTAGGATTCTCAGCCGCTGACAAGCTATATCCTTGTCAGTGTGGGAAAAGTTTCACACACAAGAGTCAGCGAGATCGACACATGAGCATGCACCTCGGTCTCCGCCCTTATGGCTGTAGTGTCTGCGGTAAGAAATTCAAAATGAAGCACCATCTCGTGGGCCACATGAAAATTCATACAGGCATAAAGCCCTACGAGTGTAATATCTGTGCAAAGAGGTTTATGTGGAGGGACAGTTTCCACAGGCATGTGACTTCTTGTACCAAGTCCTATGAAGCTGCAAAGGCTGAGCAGAATACAACTGAGGCTAACTAA